The following proteins are encoded in a genomic region of Pungitius pungitius chromosome 19, fPunPun2.1, whole genome shotgun sequence:
- the pex2 gene encoding peroxisome biogenesis factor 2 isoform X2: protein MGLESEDDPASSPGSSAPAVGVDARTPALRISQLDALELDSSLEQLVWTQFSQCFHYCRPGLLTPLEPELKALLHLLLWRFTLYSSSATVGQSLLSLRYHSTRPPSPSYRPLSRGQKLGLALLTAGPRWLGERSHSLLRCLSSGGPASETDGGLLRSCLALVSGAAQLATLVNFLAFLRKGRHPALAERIAGARAVFSKPDVARDVTYQYMNRELLWHGFAEFLIFLLPLIDTRRLKAAVFSVVVGKGGGDGGGATDGPGVWRECGLCGEWPTMPHAVGCQHVFCYYCIKSHSIADACLACPRCGAKAGRPEPVKVEVEMLGRR, encoded by the exons ATGG GTTTGGAAAGCGAGGACGACCCGGCGAGCTCGCCAGGGAGCTCCGCCCCGGCGGTCGGTGTTGACGCGCGGACCCCAGCACTGCGCATCAGCCAGCTGGATGCCCTCGAGCTGGACTCGTCCCTAGAGCAGCTGGTCTGGACCCAGTTCTCCCAGTGCTTCCACTACTGCCGCCCGGGCCTGCTCACGCCGCTGGAGCCCGAGCTGAAGGCTCTGCTCCATTTGCTCCTGTGGAGGTTCACACTTTATTCCAGCAGTGCCACTGTGGGCCAGTCTCTACTGAGTCTCCGCTACCACAGcacccgtcccccgtcccccagCTACAGACCCCTGTCCCGCGGGCAGAAGCTGGGTCTGGCCTTGCTCACCGCGGGGCCCCGCTGGCTCGGGGAGCGCTCCCACAGCCTGCTGCGGTGCCTGAGCTCCGGAGGGCCCGCGTCCGAAACAGACGGCGGTTTACTGCGCAGTTGCCTGGCCCTTGTTTCTGGCGCCGCGCAGCTCGCGACTCTCGTCAACTTCCTGGCGTTCCTGAGAAAAGGTCGGCACCCCGCGCTGGCCGAGAGGATCGCGGGAGCCCGGGCGGTCTTCAGCAAGCCCGACGTGGCGCGGGACGTGACCTACCAGTACATGAACCGCGAGCTGCTGTGGCACGGCTTCGCCGAGTTCCTCATCTTCCTGTTGCCGCTGATCGACACAAGGAGGCTGAAGGCAGCCGTGTTCTCGGTCGTTGTGGGGAAGGGGGGCGGCGACGGCGGCGGGGCGACCGACGGGCCGGGCGTTTGGAGGGAGTGCGGACTGTGCGGAGAGTGGCCCACCATGCCGCACGCAGTGGGCTGCCAACACGTGTTCTGCTACTACTGCATCAAAAGCCACAGCATTGCAGACGCTTGCCTCGCATGCCCCAGGTGTGGTGCGAAGGCAGGGCGGCCGGAGCCGGtcaaggtggaggtggagatgcTTGGCAGAAGATGA
- the pex2 gene encoding peroxisome biogenesis factor 2 isoform X1 produces MFFTKQKAKPQISGRCSVTGCRWPRGPFCPPGSVCWLTHERIIKSIHGTRCVCVCVASRRRKSPSARIRTRGPPSRAVPPRSVNTDIDCDFWPLHKEHGFPAVHGLESEDDPASSPGSSAPAVGVDARTPALRISQLDALELDSSLEQLVWTQFSQCFHYCRPGLLTPLEPELKALLHLLLWRFTLYSSSATVGQSLLSLRYHSTRPPSPSYRPLSRGQKLGLALLTAGPRWLGERSHSLLRCLSSGGPASETDGGLLRSCLALVSGAAQLATLVNFLAFLRKGRHPALAERIAGARAVFSKPDVARDVTYQYMNRELLWHGFAEFLIFLLPLIDTRRLKAAVFSVVVGKGGGDGGGATDGPGVWRECGLCGEWPTMPHAVGCQHVFCYYCIKSHSIADACLACPRCGAKAGRPEPVKVEVEMLGRR; encoded by the exons ATGTTTTTTACTAAACAAAAAGCAAAGCCCCAGATTTCCGGTCGATGTTCAGTGACTGGTTGTCGTTGGCCAAGAGGGCCTTTTTGTCCCCCCGGGTCGGTTTGTTGGCTGACCCACGAGAGAATTATCAAGTCAATACATggcaccaggtgtgtgtgtgtgtgtgtggcgagccGTCGGAGGAAGAGTCCGTCTGCTCGTATCCGCACACGCGGCCCTCCATCACGCGCCGTGCCACCGCGCTCCGTAAACACTGACATCGACTGTGACTTTTGGCCATTACATAAGGAACATGGATTTCCAGCCGTCCACG GTTTGGAAAGCGAGGACGACCCGGCGAGCTCGCCAGGGAGCTCCGCCCCGGCGGTCGGTGTTGACGCGCGGACCCCAGCACTGCGCATCAGCCAGCTGGATGCCCTCGAGCTGGACTCGTCCCTAGAGCAGCTGGTCTGGACCCAGTTCTCCCAGTGCTTCCACTACTGCCGCCCGGGCCTGCTCACGCCGCTGGAGCCCGAGCTGAAGGCTCTGCTCCATTTGCTCCTGTGGAGGTTCACACTTTATTCCAGCAGTGCCACTGTGGGCCAGTCTCTACTGAGTCTCCGCTACCACAGcacccgtcccccgtcccccagCTACAGACCCCTGTCCCGCGGGCAGAAGCTGGGTCTGGCCTTGCTCACCGCGGGGCCCCGCTGGCTCGGGGAGCGCTCCCACAGCCTGCTGCGGTGCCTGAGCTCCGGAGGGCCCGCGTCCGAAACAGACGGCGGTTTACTGCGCAGTTGCCTGGCCCTTGTTTCTGGCGCCGCGCAGCTCGCGACTCTCGTCAACTTCCTGGCGTTCCTGAGAAAAGGTCGGCACCCCGCGCTGGCCGAGAGGATCGCGGGAGCCCGGGCGGTCTTCAGCAAGCCCGACGTGGCGCGGGACGTGACCTACCAGTACATGAACCGCGAGCTGCTGTGGCACGGCTTCGCCGAGTTCCTCATCTTCCTGTTGCCGCTGATCGACACAAGGAGGCTGAAGGCAGCCGTGTTCTCGGTCGTTGTGGGGAAGGGGGGCGGCGACGGCGGCGGGGCGACCGACGGGCCGGGCGTTTGGAGGGAGTGCGGACTGTGCGGAGAGTGGCCCACCATGCCGCACGCAGTGGGCTGCCAACACGTGTTCTGCTACTACTGCATCAAAAGCCACAGCATTGCAGACGCTTGCCTCGCATGCCCCAGGTGTGGTGCGAAGGCAGGGCGGCCGGAGCCGGtcaaggtggaggtggagatgcTTGGCAGAAGATGA